The Bos indicus x Bos taurus breed Angus x Brahman F1 hybrid chromosome 21, Bos_hybrid_MaternalHap_v2.0, whole genome shotgun sequence genomic interval gaactgaaaccagagGTGGTTAGGAGTACTCCACCCACAGCAAGTAAGGGAGATTTATTTACAGAGATGTGGAAGCAAACCAAGGAAGTTATCTGACTGGCTATAGTTTAAGCAGTTGCCCTATTTGGGAAAGCATAGTTGACTGTGATTGATTGTTCTTAAGTATCACTTTCTTAGACTGGAGGacattagcttttatttttttttactttttttaaatttttttattttttaactttacaatattgtattggttttgccatatatcaaaatgaatctgccacaggtttacatgtgttccccatcctgaaccctcctccctcctccctccccataccatccctctgggtcatcccagtgcaccagccccaagcatccagtatctttcatggaacctggactggcgactcgtttaatatatgatattattcatgtttcaaggTTGTTTTAGGTCTTGTTTTGCTTATTTAGGTTATCAAAGCATTAGTCACTTAGGCTAATGGTCTCCTTGTTTAATTACTTTACACCCATAAATCTCTAGTCTTATTTAAATTAATGCTTTTCTTCACAGTACTTCAAATTGTGACATATTTTGCTGATTCCTTAGAATCACAATTTACTTTTTCCTACTCAAATTCCACAAGTATTTTTAAGCCAACTCCTTTTGTCCAAAATGTGGGAAGACTTACTAATAAGATTGAGAGTGAGAGAAGGAGGCAGTAAGATCACTAGATCATACTCTATGAAGCTTGAAAAGTTAGCTTAAGATCTTGATGTTTCtcattttgtaaaacaaaattaGCAATTGAAATAGCTAATCTATAAATCCCCTCCTTGGAAAATCAAAacctaaatattaataaaaataataatttggaaaGTAACAGTGGAGAGCACGCATACTTATGTTAATACTTAAAGGCACCTAttactgcttcagttcagttcagtcgctcagtcgcttccgactctttgcgaccccatgaattgcaggacgccaggcctccctgtccaccaccaactcccgggagtcggtgatgccatccagccgtctcatcctctgtcgtctccttctcctcctgcccacaatccctcccagcaagagtcttttccaatgagtcaactcttcgcatgaggtggccaaagtactggagtttcagctttagcttatgtaagcataaattaaaatatattaaggcATTTCTCCATTCTTAGGTAGAAATATCACAAACATTTTATTACAATAAcatatctataaaaatatatggGCTATATATTAATGCAAGTTTTAAAtacctgatttttatttttagtaaattagAGATATAGTACAACAAAAAGATTAGatagaaaagtatttatttacttgaagGTAACCTCCAATGGACTGTGTTCCAAGAATGTTTCATCATCAGTTCATGCTGTTAAAAGCCTGAAACAAAAACACTACCAGAAACAGAAAGTGGAACAAAGCGTCAATTGCTTTTGCATCGTGACTGCTAAATATATaatgatttcttattttcatgGACTACAGTTTCTTAAAGCAGATGTTCTGTTTCACCCATTATAGTAACTAGAttctaaaaaagtaaaacaaaaatacatttaacaatAAATACGTTATACCTTTATCGGACAGTCTGTTCCATGTAAATGTTATGTATATGGATCTTTTTAACATGATAATAACAGAGAATCTGTTTGAGCTCaccaaataaatgattttaagaaaGCCTGCCACATTATCTTATGCATATGCACATTATCTTCCTACAACACTTATGTGATACAGGAATAAATTACtaaatttgaaaagacaaaaattaaggaAGTTCTGCATtgactgcatttaaaaaatatttatcactttGTGTAAATGTGGTCCACGTAGAATATGAAACACTGATTTTGCTGTCTGGATCATGGCTGAAACTACACACAGGCCTGGGAACATTGGAGATGCTGCTCAGtcactttcttttccaaaatttaaCAACTTTGTTTCAATCCAGggtttattctcttgggctcctcATTACTGTTGCCTTTCAGTTCCAGCATTTGCTTCTTAGTCTAGCTATGGCACAGATCCATTGCACAAAAGCACAAAATAGCAAATGAACCCCAGTGGGAGACACTTTATACCTAAAAGTCAAAGTAAAACCCCATAAAGAAAGTAACTATGCCTTTATACatttcataaaacagaaaaatgttcaaAGGAAAGTAAAATTAGCTTTCAAGATATATTTGCCCCTTGAACTAGACATCTGCTGTGAAATaaaagtcactaagtcgtgtccgactctttgtgaccccatggactacacagtccatggaattctccagtccagaatactggagtgggtagctgttcccttctacaggaggtcttcccaacccagggattgaacccaggtctcctgcattgcaggtggattttttaccagctgagccacaagacatCTGCTACATGAGTATAAAATAAACTtgcatatttttataaagaagagtATTTTCACATTTACAGAAGGTAATCTAGGTATAGCCAGTCTATACACATTATTgctgtttaacattttaagatttattgTAATTTCCAGTTGGGATATTCTGCAAAATTTCCCAGAAGCCTAACTATTCAAAGAAGTACTCAGAAATTCTCTAATTCCAAGCAAAATATTCCCATGTTGCTTGGTGTTAGAAAACAGGCATACATTTTACCTATAAAATGGTATTCTCTTGCCAAGAATAGATCAGAAGTGATTAAATAACAAAAGCAGGAAAGAGAAGCTACTGGCATAGTATAAAGACAGAATACAATAGGCAGAAATGAGTTCAGGAGGTCAGGAATCCATCTCCTAGCTCACTGGtaattttctaaatgaatgaataaatggagtACTACTGAATCCAATCAAGGTTTCCAAGATGAGGTcatgagaaaaagaaactgtCTTCTTCAAGTTCACTGCCTCAAATAAATGTCCATCATTCAAattcaatacttttttttccattatgagcATTTTCACATTTAAGATGAAGCTAAgatttaaaactacattttaaacTCTCCTCCATtcacaaagtgaaaaataaaaagtttaacatGTTACAAAGATCTATTGAATGTgcctagggagaaggcaatggcaccccactccagtactcttgcctggaaaatcccatggactgaggaacctggtaggctgcagtccatgggttcgctaagagtcagacaccactgagcaacttcactttcacttttcacttttgtgcactgGAGgaagaactggcaacccactctagtgttcttgcctggagaaacccagggacgggggagcctggtgggctgccgtctatgggatcgcacagagtcggacacgactgaagcgacttagcagcagcagcagcggggatATGTGCATATTTGACATAATTCTCCTTGTCTTTCTTATAAATCTTCCATTTATCCCCATCTTATTTAAAGTCCATATTTAAACATCTCAATGGGATTGTATGAAAATGCTTTTGGAAACACAGAATTAATGTCTGAAGTGAAAAAAAGCATTCCTGGACAACAGAGAGGGAATTATTTTTGTAGTTCTAAATATTATTAGCTTTACAGCTTACCCTCATTTTttgctttccctctctttttttttttccctttcaagatATATTGTCCCTTTTAGTATAAATCAAAACTGGAGAGCAATAACATATCTTAGCATATGGTGGCAAGGGCAGGAAGAGCCTAATCTTGAAGTATAACATGTAAATaagtgagtgaaaaaaaaaaagtgagtgaatAAGTGAATAAGTGTATGAATGAATTCAATGCCAAGGATTTTACACTTTCAGCTACACTAATCAGTACTACTGGAAATCAAGAGAGTCTGGAAAAATTTCTAGCAAATTACCATATTTGTAAAATTACAAAAGCTAAGTATAATCAATCATGTTTTGAAAACCATATAGAAAGCACGCAATCTCATATACTGTTTCACAATCATTTACCATCTAAGCTTTTGTTAGTTCCTAAATTTTGTTACTAATAAAACCAATATAAAATATCTGATATGTCCCAACAATCAGGAAGTTGTGATGTTAATTGTTCaatggtgttttttgttttgttttcaaaaaggctataattttataatattaccAAAATGTTAAAACATGGCAATCTAACACAAAATAAGCAATATTTTGCTTACATATTTGTCATATCCATTCAGAACAAAAGATAGAACAGATGGATAATAGTTAAATATACACTGACAATATACAAGTTCACTTTAGAGAAGCTGGGACAATACCACTGAATAGCAATATaatgcaataaaaagaaaatgggttTATGTACCTAACTGAAATGGGAGGGTATTTAAGGAACTACTACAAatcttataaaatacattttgaagttTAATAGTATCTGAAGAAAGAAACTTGAGTATTCAAGACTTTGCTAATATGAGACCaaaattacagaatatttaatatgaaagaattatgaaatacagaatttttaatataaaattagtaGAATATTTTAGGTAACTTCCTGAAAATTTTTATCTCACTTTTATGAGCaaattttcttgattaaaaaaacagGCTATTCTGAGActctagattatttataatatccTTTCATTGACATTAGCTATTCATTACATAATTTGAAATAGActaatgtgaaccgtgaacttcctgatgttcaagctggttttagaaaaggaagaggaaccagagatcaaattgccaacatctgctggatcatcgaaaaagcaagagagttccagaaaaacatctatttctgctttatcgactatgccaaagcctttgattgtgtggatcacaataaactgtggaaaattcttcaagagatgggaataccagaccacctgacctgcctcttgagaaacctgtatgcaggtcaggaagcaatagttagaactggacatggaacaacagactggttccaaataggaaaaggagtatgtcaaggctgtatattgtcaccctgcttatttaacttctatgcagagtacatcatgagaaacactggactggaagaagcacaaactggaatcaagattgccgggagaaatattaataacctcagatatgcagatgacaccacccttatggcagaaagtgaagaggaactaaaaagcttcttgatgaaagtgaaagtggagaatgaaaaagttggcttaaagctcaacattcagaaaaggaagatcatggcatccggtcccaccacttcatgggaaatagatggggaaacagtggaaacagtgttagactttatttttctgggctccaaaatcactacagatggtgactgtagccatgaaattaaaagacgcttactccttggaaggaaagttatgaccaacctagatagcatattgaaaagcagagacattactttgccaacaaaggttcgtctagtgaaggctatggtttttccagtggtcatgtatggatgtgagagttggactgtgaagaaggctgagcgccgaagaattgatgcttttgaactgtggtgttggagaagactcttgagagtcccttggactgcaaggagatccaaccagtccattctaaaggagctcagccctgggatttctttggaagaaatgatgctaatgctgaaactccagtacttggccacctcatgtggagagttgattcattggaaaagactctgatgctgggagggatggggggcaggaggagaaggggacgacagaggatgagatggctggatggcatcactgactcgatggatgtgagtctgggtgaactgtgggagttggtgatggacagggaggcctggcatgctgcgattcatggggtcgcaaagagttggacacgactgagcgactgaacttaactgaactgaatggcaaagaacagaaatgatatgtATGGAGTACTTGCTTATAGTAGTTTTGGTACTAACTACTTGCTTGGGTAGTTACACAGGTGAAGTTAATAAAATCTCTCAATCAACCTCAAATTAAgtattataatttctattttatacacaaaaGCATTAAATATTTGGGCTAGAGTTGAATGATTTCACAGGCAATGAAGTGAATTTCAGAACCAAGATCGAAACCCAAGTGTGTTATATTCTAACATTTTATGGAATATGCTGTGTTGTTTTTCAATAAAGGACTGTGTCTGGATATTTCATAGGCTACCTATCAAGACAGTTTGAATGaatatgagaaaaacaaagaaactaagAGCTATGAAGAAAGTATTATTGGAGTATATATGGGTGGGTTCCAGAGAGGCCTAACAAAAGGAATCTTTGGAATTGAAGGCAAATTATTGTTTTGGGAAATTAAAGCAAGGTCATATTGTAATAATCGACTTGTTAGTCAATTACTTCCACTAGATGGTAAACTCTACTGTGgggacagagagcaagagaattaTGGTTACTTTTCTCTCCCCACTGCCTACTCCAGGACACTGGCTGTAACAAGGCATTCAGTGAATTTCCAGGGAACGAACTAGACTGCAAGCAGAGAAGGGAGACTGTCTGGAGAAAGAAATTTGGTGGTAAacaatcacaaagaaaaagatttgCTTTCATTACAGAAATTAGTGTCATTATGACTGAGAAATGCATCCATAGGTGCTTTAACACCGATCTGGCCAAGAACTCAGTCAGTCAAGGGACCAGAAGGACTAGGATAACAGGAGTAGGGGGCTTTAAAGTAACTCATCCCAAAGAGACCTTACTTAAAAGAGAACTGGTGAAAACATTAGAAGGAAATCAACTAATCATGCCTTAGGAATTTATGTTAAGAAGTcattgttctaaaaaaaaaatctgattttatatagataaaacatatatcatttattttaataaaaatgcatctttcataaaataagtaaaaattaattcTTACTTCAAAATCTATGCTCCTTTGTAAGAAAGCCAAAGCCTGTGGTCTGGTCTCAACCACGTGAGTGTATCATCTTACTGCCGACTGGTGGCCACCAGATTGAAATTCAGGGGCAGACtctaaagaagaagaaatattagAAAACGGAATTCGTGAATCAAGCTTAAAAGCAAATGCTTTTTTTCTGCAGTTTACCATCAGGTTTTGTAGAACTGAGAGTAATATATGCATTTTGAAGAAGTTAAGTCCATAGATGTTTGACAGCATATTACTCCCATCAATATAACTTGGTAGGCATACCAGTacttataaatcaataagaacagtaatacaaaatttaagataattatgTGGTGACTGACTTCGTGTTAAAATAGTTTCAAGATCAAGTGGAAGTGATCCTGAAATACTAActggatatataaatataaaactttctAAATGTTTCTTCCAAGGTTATAAAATAGGTTTGAGTAATGGTTTAAAagcaacttaaaaattaaaacaggaaaaaacagcACCATACTTAACACTGAATcctttaaacaaatttaaaactaCTACAGTGCCTTTGCTCCCTTTATAAGTATTAATAAAACTTTGCCAGAAATTCTGTTTTAGAAATTAAGTTGACTTCATATTTCTGAAGTGGATAAACTGCTAGTCACTGACACTTTAGTTTGAATTAGCATTATATGATTGTTTTCCCCTTAAGAATTTAAGATATATCTAATATGACTAAATAGAGGTTTTGATGAAGACAGGAAAATAGATCCCAGAATTGTACCATTGGTCTCTGGGTTAGATATTCCTAGCTAGGATGCTGCACTTGGGACTTTTGGGTAACTCAATGGAAGCACCAGACAAATACAGGGAATTAATGCCAAAAGGTAAGCaaataagccagacaaaaaaGATGGATGAATAGTTAGGTGAAATTTACTTCTTGCCTGCCATATTGCCTAAGAATTGCCTTGCTTATCTGGTAATATTTATCTTTGAAATAACCTCTTTTGAATTCTCTCAAAATTTTTTTGCCTATGACACTGtctttaaaaatcactgcttatgttttaaaaattaagcttaaaaaaaacacttttctttAGTAAAAGAAATGACCAGTTCCATCCAGTAATTTATTGGGTTCTTAGTTCTAGTTCCAGCTTTCATGAGGTAGACCTTAATTATCTAGTATGCCATTATCATGATccataaaggttaaaaaaatatgacaaagatTCAAGAAGAAGGGAAAGTAAAGTATGTTTTACATAAGATTAAAGAAtcacatataaaacatttttatttaaaaataaagggaaaaatgtctttttgtaGCTCAGAAATATATTAAATGGTAAATAAATCTGACTTGGGGGGAGAtccaaaatagacaaataagAAATCTGTTTATTTATGACAGAAATATGCTGGGTCTGCAAATCTCTTTAGTGCCCAATTGAATCATGTTTCTGGtaagatctaattgccaacacaATTTGTACCTTAGGACTTTATAGTCAGGTGCAACATCAAAAATATGTTTCTAAGATAAGCAGATCTCTTTTCACATTTCAAAACCATATAGGGCACAACTACGGCAGAgaactttattcttattttaactaagttttttaaaacaatgttattTCATTTCAGAAACTTGTATTTCCCTGTTGTTTCTACACATCATTTTCTGGTCTTGAGTTAAAAGAGAACTTTATATTaggaaaaagaatcaaaagcTCCTCACAATACCAATTCATTACCCAGAAAATCTGGAGAGAAttccaatttaaataatttttttaaaacatacataaacAAAAAATGAACTAAAGTGACAATATATCATACATTTTCAAAccacagaaataagaaaattcatgAGGTAAGCAAACCAGTTGttgaaaacaattttgaaaaaaagcaGAGTGCCTTTCTCACTCTCTTAGAAAAAATGATAACAATATAACCAGAAACTCTGGTTTCCTTttaacatttatcattttaactgtAAAACATTCATATTTCCACTTACTGTCTGAAATtagtaaaacaaaacattttttgaaattctCGATTATTATGGGAAAACACTCCAATATTTATGACCAAAGGTCCTTAGAAAAATGATCGGGGGAAGAAAGAAgcttaacataatttttaaaatgacttggGATAAACATTGGATTTGGGGATAAACTAAGATTTTGGGGACATTTAGAAGTATACCAATTTTGCAAGTGGTTAATGCCAACAATGATTTATATAGACATTGATGAATCAGAAActgccatctccttttttttcgaggcctttttttccccctttggttgGAAGAAAAATTACCCTGTTAACTTTGCCATTCTTTGGTTCAGAATATCCTAGCCTTTCCTTCAAGGTCTTGCCACCTCTACCGCCAAGCTAAAACAAATCTGCTTCTTCCTCTTTACCGGTAAAAACTCTAATCAGCTTGTATGGGAGGGAAAGAAACAAGTACTGTACCTGGAGATGGAAAGGTACATGGCTTTACCAGCGAGTGTTTTCCTGAGGTAAGATGAAATGGGGAAAgcattttcaaatataatgtATAATGCACAACAGGAAGGCTAAAGGAAGAGAGGGTCTTTTTGTGATCATGGTAGGACTTGCAACAGAGAATATTGCAAAGTTACACATTACTTATACACTACATGCTACAGTCTTTGATATCATCTTTCTTACACTACAAATTAAAGAGAAGTTGATATCACCTTTcttatgcatgcacacacacacacacttttactcAGAAGCACCCAGGAAGATATTTGAACTTTGCCCTGTTCCCAGTTCTTTCCTTACAGTTGGTTAAGTGTTCCCTCTCCTCATCTCAGTCCTGGCactgggaaaaaacagaaaatagaaaacgAAAAAGAAGTTATTTAGTCCAGCAATGTAAGGTCTTTGGGTTTCTCATTCGGCGGCTCTCTATACTTTGGTCCCTAAGGGGAACTGCAAACCTTTATCTCCAGGTCTCTAGCAGTTCCTATCAACTCAGCAGGAAAGGGTGGCCGGTGGGCAATCCTGAAGGAAAAAGGAGTCACCCCCGCGTCCAAAAGTATTTGGCAGTGCTCGCTCGCCCCGTGGTCCGCGCTGGTGCGACTCCGCCGTCACTCAGTGAAGTCCCAGAAGCGGCCAAGTTTTAAGTGAAGAGAAGATGGAAGCACGCTCTCTCTGTTTCTCGGAGAGTTCCCGGACTTAGTTCGCCGCAGGTTTTTTGCCCTGGACTTGTCGGAAACCGGCTTCTTTCACTGGAGAgaaagccactggggaagcgCTGATGGCTTTAATGGAGACTCTCCCGGACCACAGTGGGTCCGCTGATGTCCTGCTCCGCGGTGTCCCTTTGGTCTATTTTTCTGAGGTGTCGGAGGTGTAGCCGCGCAGTGCCTCTTTGCGGACGAGTTTGCCTCCAGCTCTGAACTCGGATCCTTCCGCGCAGCCCGGGCCCCGCGTAACTCGCGCTGGAGCCCGGGACCCACGGCGCCTGGAGGGAGCCCGGACCTGGAGGGAGGAGGCGTCTTCGGAACAAAGCCTGCGGGAGAGTTTGGCGCGGATTCCTAAACCCGGGGCTGGACCGGGAGCCCTGAGCGAACCGAgtggaagaagaggaaggaggagatggaggaCAGGCGAGAGCAGTTTACACCTCAAGCACATCACCCCTTGCGTGCCTGCCTGACAGAGGCAGTTGTGTGGATCTTGCCTCCGCGTGGGTGCACGTGTACGCGCTCGGGAGAACCCGTGGGTGTGCTTCGGCGGGAGCGCGTCTGTGCGCCCGCAGGGCAGCGCTGAAGCCTGGGAGAGCTCTATTGGTAGCAACCTTCCAGAACGCCCCTATCCTAGGAGGCCGCTAGCACGTGGCTTCGCCTAGTAGGCCGGGAAGAAGCCCTTACTAGTCAGTTTCCTTCTGCAACTCCCAGCTCTTCCAGTCTCTGGGTTCGGAGTGGTTTCTGGGCCACCGGGGTCCCAAGCTGAGAGGGAGTTGCTCGCTGGGATCGAAGACCACGTGCTGGTGAACCGGttaaagagaagtaaaaggatTTCCAGGCTCAGGAGATGTGAACAGCTCGTTTCACATCGGGGTCTCCCAGGGGGAAGCCTTTTCCGGGCTGGAGGAAGGGGGGTGGGGTTCGAGGAGAGAAACTTGGATTTGTGGACAGCGGACCCCCGCCAGGGGGACCCAGTTTTGCTGTCTCCCCAcccctcttctctttcctgcttCAGACCTGTTCCTTGTCCCAGTATTCTTAGTGGCCTGGTCTCCCTTGTGACGACTGTTGGGTTTGTTTTCTGCCTGACAGGCACCAATAACGTGACCACCTGAGCCCACCTAATGCGTGATACTTAGCTGAGTTGACTCTCAAATATAATGTTCCTTTTTAGCTTTTGCGTCCATCCGATAGCAGGCAAACTATTACCTGCCACTAAGGGAACGCTGGAAGCCAGTCGCCGGTGAGCGAGACCCCCAAGTCAGCAACTCCGCCGCAGACATTCTCGGCGGGTTATAGCTAGTGACTTTTCCCTCTGCCATAAGCAGTCACAGCCTGACTCAGTGACAACCCTTGATCCCATAACCGTGGGGCAGTGGGCAGTCAGCAAGTTCCCCCCCCCGCTTCGCAAGAGCCCAGGGATGCCCCTGGAAGTTCGCCTTCATCCTTAAGGTTTTCtgctttctcccctccccctaccTGCAACGCCCCCGCGCCTCGCCTACTCCGGGATTTGTCGGCGCCCGACGGGCCCTTTTCTCTAGGAGGCCGGGGTAAATCAGTCCGGAACACGCCCGGCTCCGAGGCGCGGAGGGCGGCGTGGCGGCCCCGGCGGGGGTCTCGCCTGACTCGGAGTCTGGGGGGCGCGGCGGCTCCCGTCACTGCGGCGAGGGCCGGGCTCACGGCcgcgcgcccgccgccgccgccgcctccatgCTGCAGCGCGGGACGCAGTTCCTCCCGGCCCGGCGGCTGCCGCTGTCCGAACACGCGGGCGCGGGGAGCCGGGGAGCCGGGCCCGCCTTGGCCGCCACCGCAGCACGGGAGCCAGGCTGCCAGCACCTCGTCTGAGCCGCGGACTCCCTGGGAGCCGCGGGCAGCGGGCGGGGCGCTCTGTGCAGTGGCGCGCAGGGAGGCAGGAGGCGTGTGCAGAGCGGCCCGAACGGAGGACTCccgtgtgtgcgtgcgcgcgggtgtgcatgtgtttgcgtgtgtttttccttcttccctcgaGGATGGCAATGGCTTTGCAGCTGGCTGCTCCCCTAGGATTCTAGACTTTGTGGAGCTCCGGGTTGTGAGCACAACCCACCCATATAATCCATTTTGCATGGTCGATTTCTATCAGGAGAAAAAGCGCAACTGGACGGGGGTGGGGCAGACCAAGGAAACCTTCTGGAAATACAAACAGGCACACACAGCACTCACAGGAGAAAGGACGAATGAAAGACCTGGGAAGATGTCTGTAACCTTCCGGCTGGCCCTTCCGTTTTTCAGGAAAGATTTTGGATCGTTTCTACCTTTGGAAGtcatcttggctttttttttttttgtaagctcTCTTCAGCTAGtagcgtgcgtgcgtgcgtgtgtgtatgtgtgtgtatttgtgcgcTCACTTGTCTGATGCATTTGCTTGTCTTTTATCCAACTACCCAGAAGCAAATGTGTTAACTCGGCGGTGTGCCCTCGATGCCCGGCTTCTCACAGAGCGCGGAGGACGCCCAAACCCATTTTTCCAGGCTGGATTCGGAAGGGCTGCTCAGCTGCGGACT includes:
- the LOC113879437 gene encoding protein SOGA3-like, whose protein sequence is MQNGLYGWVVLTTRSSTKSRILGEQPAAKPLPSSREEGKTHANTCTPARTHTRESSVRAALHTPPASLRATAQSAPPAARGSQGVRGSDEVLAAWLPCCGGGQGGPGSPAPRARVFGQRQPPGREELRPALQHGGGGGGGRAAVSPALAAVTGAAAPPRLRVRRDPRRGRHAALRASEPGVFRTDLPRPPREKGPSGADKSRSRRGAGALQVGGGEKAENLKDEGELPGASLGSCEAGGGTC